The DNA segment TCCTCCGCCTTGCGCAGCTTGGCTTCTTCGTCGCGGCGCATCTGTTCCTTGGCGCGCGCGATAAGCAGATTCACATACTTTTTGTCGTAGCCCCATTCCTTGGCCTTGTCCCACTGCTCGATCGCCTGGTTGTAGCGCCGCGCGGAATAAGCTTTCTTGCCGCTGGTTATAAAACTCCCGCCTATCTCGTTGCGCACTTCTTCCGCCAGTTTCTGGGCTTTGGAATCGCCCGGCTGGATGACAAGCACTTCTTTAAGAGCCTTGTACGCCTGCACGACTTTTCCCTGTCCGTAATAGTCAAGCGCAAGCTGCAGCTGCTTGTTGGCCCGGTCGGCCCGCAGTTCGTTCTCGACTTCCGCGATCTTGCCGATAATCTCCTGGTCGCCTTTTTTCAGCAGCAGCGCGTTATACCACTGCATAAGCGCTTCGTCCAGCCGATGCTCGCTGTACGCGATATTGCCGCGGCGCAGATGTTCCGCCGCTATCTCCCGGTTGGCTTTTTTCAGCCAGTAACTGGCTTTCAGGTTGCCGGGAGAGAGCTTGAGCACATCGTCCCACAGCCGCGCCGCCTCTACCAGCCGGCCTTCCTTATAAAGCCCCAGCCCCTGCGAAAACTTTTCGTCAATGAGCGCCGATTCCGATAAAACGCCCCTGCGGGCCCCGCCCAGCTCGCCGGACGCCTGCATCAGCAGCCGCGCATCCTGATAATTGGGATCTATGGAGAGAATTTTCCGGGCCAGTTCCTGACTCTGTTCGTAATCGCCCTCTTTGTACAGGCGATACGCATTGTCGTAAATACCGCCCAGCATGTGATGCTGCACCCGCTGTTTTTCCAGCTGGATGGTCATCAGATACTGCCGTTTCTCTTCCGCGCTGGAAATGGTGCCCACATCAACTTTCTTCAAATCCAGAAACAGGCTCTCCTCACTGCCGCGCGGAACAACCGGCTCCTCCGCCGCGAAAAGCTGCGGAACCGCGCCCGCCAGAAATAAAAAAAATGCGAGTTTCTTCATAATCGGACTATTTCACTCCCCCCCCCATCGAGCGGACCATATCCATCGCCATCGGAGCCAATACCAGCAGGAACACCGGCGGAAATATAAAAAAGAACAGCGGAAAAAGCATCTTGGTGGAAGCCTGGGCCGCCAGTTTCTCCGCTTTGTTCATGCGGCGAAACCGCATATCAGCCGCGAAACTGCGCAGCAAATCCACCAGACTTGTGCCCAGCTCGTCGGACTGCACGATAAGCCCCACAAACGAACGCAGATCCTGCAAGCCCGTGCGCGCGGCAAACCGGCCCAGAGCATCTCGCCGGGTATGGCCCAGCTGGATTTCCACAAGCATCTTGTCCACTTCCTGCTCAAGCGCGGTTTTGTTTTCCGTCAGCCTGATGATCCGGTCAAACGCAGTTATATAGTCAAGGCCGGATTCGATAATCAGGGCCGACAAATCCACAAATGTCGCGAAATTGCCCAGAATTTCCTCCTGCCGCGCCTTGATTTTCGCTTTCAGGATAACGCTCGGCAGAATAAACCCCGGCACAGCCATGATAATCCCCAGCAGACTGCCCGTCACATAAATGGAAAATCCGCCAAAACACAGGGCGCCAAGCTGCTGGAAATGCAGTATCTGAAGCGGATTGGGGCGGTCCGGCGAACCCAGCAGCATATGCATGTTTTCCAGTTTGCTTTTAAGCCCGAGCTTTTCCAGGCAGAACACATCCAGCTTGTCCAGAAAATTACGCTCCGGGTCCAGCCCGTCAAAAACGGAAATCTCCTTGCGTTTGTCTTTAACCAGGTCGGAAACGGCGTTTTCCTCTTTCTGAGTGGGCACCAGCAGCCGCTGCAGGAACACGAACAGGGCCATCGAACTCAGCATGAGCATCGCCAGCATCAATAATCTGCTTATGTCCATATCCGTTTTCTCCTCAAACCTTCACTACGCCCATTTTGGCGACAACTTTCATGCCTATGCCGATCCACAGCGCCGAAAAAATAAGCACGCCGACGCCGACGGGACTGCTGTAGAATTTAATCATCACTTTCGGCTGGAAAACGAACATCATAAGCAGTATTATCCACGGCATCAGACCCACCACGATTGACTGGATCTTCTGCTGCGCCGTAAGCGACTGGACTTTTTCCTCCAGCTTCGACTCCTCGCGGATATTGTCCACTATCCGGGAAAATATTTTCGTGAGGTTTCCGCCGACCTGCCGCTGCAGCACCACGGCCTTGATCATGTACGCCAGCATCCTGCTGGCGACGCGTTCCTGCATTCCGAACAGCGCCTGCTCAAAAGCCGTGCCGAGCTGGTAATTCTTTATGACCAGCCCGAACTCGTCGGAAATCGGCGGCTGCAAATCCTTCGCCACCAGTTCAAAGCCCTGCACGATATCAAGCCCCGATTTAAGCGAGTTGGAAAGCAGGATCAGCGCGTCCATAAGCTGCGCGTCCACCCTGTGGCCGCGCCGTTCTTTCATATGGGTGAGGATCGTAGCGGGCATCCTGAGCCCGAGATACGCCCCGAACAGCGTCAGCATTATGAAAACCAGAAAGTTGAAGGTCAGAAGTCCCAGTATCATGCCGATCGCCACGGGAGCAAGCACCATATACTCCACCTTCACCTGCATGAACTGCCGGTTGAAATCTTCCGTCCATTTTTTGCTCTTTACTATGTAATCCGCGATATACTCGTCCATGGCGCCGCGCCGGTTGACAATCATCACCACAACCGCTATGAACACCAGCAGCATGCCCGCCAGCTTATACAGCAGCGCCGCCATTCCGCTGCTTTTGCTGGCTTCTTTTTTCTCGTCTATAACCTGCCGGGGTTCGGTGAAAAGCTGTCCGAACGCGGTCTGGCTCATGACGGAAATGGCGACAACCGCCTGCGCGTACCGCTCCACGTCCTGGCTGGACAGGGAATCGGCCACGCTCTCCATTTCCTTCGCCATCAGATCCAGCGAGGACAAAAGCGCGCGCCCGCGCCCGTTGAACGAATCGTACAGCCGTGCGCGGTACACCCGGTCCAGCGAAAGCTGATACCTCAAACGGATATCGGAATATTCCTTGATCAGCTTGTTGGGCGGAATACCGTCGCCGCCCACATCGCGCGGAAAAGTCTTTCTGGTCAGGTCGAAAAAACTGTAGAGCAGGGAAATCGTGGTCTGCCACAGCGCGGCCTCGCTCAGGTCGCCTTCGGACGGATCGCGCCACACCATGTTCTGCGACATGGAGTTGACGTCTTCCTCCAGCCATTTCGGATAGGCGATGGCCACATTGTCTTTCTTGTCTTTGTCCCGCTCCGCTCCGCAGTTGATGACCGCGTTGGTAACATCCGCCGGACGTTCCTTGTCCAGATAAAAATAGAAAAGACGCATCTTCTGGTTCGCGCACTGCACCTGCGCCATTTCCTGCGGCAGCAGCGCATTCGCCGCCGCGGCGGGGACAAACACCCCAACCAGAAACAACACCAGCCCGCATTCCAGAATGGCGCGCCTGAACAATCCGGTTTTCGCTGTCATTGTGCATTGCCTCATGGTTAATCTCCAACTGCATCCGCTCCAGCAGTTTCCCCGGCGGGCCGGCTCCGGCCCGCCAGACCTAAGCCTTCGCCGCGCCGCCGCGCTGCTGTTTCTGCTCGTCGGTCCAGAAACTTTCGATCGGCAGGTTAATGCCTCGGGACTTGAATTCCGGGTAAAATTTCGGCGGCTCGCCCGTAGGATAGAACTTGCCGACCACCTTGCCGCGGTCGTCCACGCCGGTCTGCTTGTACCGGTAGATATCGTGCGTAAGGATCTGGTTTTCCTCGCGCCCGGTGATCTCCGTAACCGCGGTGACCTTGCGGCTCCCGTCCGAAAACCGGGTAAGCTGCACGACCACATGCACGGCGGAGTTGATCATTTCCCGCAACGCCCAGATCGGAAGTTCCGCGCTCGCCATCATGCACATTGCTTCAAGTCTGGTCAGCGCGTCGCGCGGAGTGTTGGCGTGAATGGTGGCGAGCGAGCCTTCGTGCCCGGTATTCATGGCCTGCAGCATGTCCAGCGCTTCCGAGCCGCGGCACTCGCCGACCACAATCCGGTCCGGGCGCATCCGCAGGCAGTTCTTCACCAGGTCCCGGATGGACACTTCACCCTTGCCTTCCACGTTCGGCGGCCGGCTTTCCAGCCGGATCCAGTGCACCTGCTGCAGTTTAAGTTCGGCCGTGTCTTCCACCGTGATGATGCGCTCGTCTTCTGGAATATAGCTAGAGAGCGCGTTTAAAAATGTTGTTTTGCCGGTGCCGGTGCCGCCGGAAACAATTATGTTTTTCCGGAGTTTCACGCACGCGGCAAGAAACTCCATGCAATCGCGTGAAATTGTGCCGAACCGGAAATAGTCTTCCGGCCCGTACGGCTTCTGCGAAAAACGCCGGATGGTCAGCGTCGGCCCGGAAACAGCCAGCGGCGGAATGATGGCGTTCACCCGCGACCCGTCTTTCGTGCGCGCATCCACCAGCGGAGTTGATTCGTCAATGCGCCGGCCCAGCGGCGCCACGATCCTTTTTATAACCTGGATAATCTGCTCGTCGTCCCGGAATGTATGCTTGGTCAAAACCAGCTTGCCGGATTTTTCAATAAATACCCGGTCTGCCGCGTTTACCATTATTTCCGAAATGGAAGGGTCGCGCATCAGCTCCTGCAGCGGACCCAGCCCCAGGATTTCGTCCAGCAACTCGGTTATGAAACGCAGCCGCTGTTCGCGGCCCAACTGCAGGTTCGGCTCCTTCTGCAGGATCTGGTCCACGATATTGGAAACTTTCTGGCGCACTTCCGGATCCAGCGCGGACTCGTCCGTAATACGGATGCGCTCCAGTTCCAGCCCTTTTACCACATCTTTGTGGATTTTCCGTTTCAGTTCATCCCAAAAAGGCGGCAAGTCGGCAGCGTTAAGCGCTTCCGGCTCGTTGGCTTTCGCCGCCGGCGCCGCGCCCGCGTGACCGCTCCCCGCCGGAGTTTCCCAAACCGCGCCGGACGCGCGCCGGAAATCCTCGTCCGACACGGAAGTGGTCCACGACTTGTCCAGCGGCTGCAGATTCATCACCTTGCCAAGGATCATTCTCAGACCCTTGACCCACAGCGTCTGCGGATTGTCCACCACCTCTATGCGCAGCTGGTTGGCCAGCGCGGGAATGCTGTCTTCCCACGGCAGAAAAGCCAGTATCCGTTTGTTGAGCTGGTTATAAAACTTTTCCATCTCCTCGGGCGGAATGGAACCAGGAAGATCATAGCAGTTGCAGACGATGTCAAACCGGTCCAGCGGAAAATGCATATCCCGGTATTCCTGGAACAGCTGTACCGTGGCGTTGAGGTTCTCCCGGCTGGCATGGGTGATCCAGAACACCATGTCCGCGACGTCAAACGCGAAAGTCTGCATCGGAAAACTTGATTCCACGTCAATAAAAATATCAAAAGCGCCGGACAGCTTGCCTATTATCGGCATCAGCACGCCCGGCGAAATGGTTTCCACCTCCGCCCGGCGGTTGCCGAGCGGGAGCACTCCCACGCCCCACTGCGAAATAGGCAGTTTCCCTTTTAACAGGCCGCCCGCCACGCTAAGCGACTGCACCCCGATGCTTTTCACCAGATCAGCCACTGTCGGGGGCGTCAGCTTAAGGAATTCCGCGTGCTCGTTGCGGGCCAGCGGATCAAGCGGAAGTATCAGCACATTGCGCCGCTGAATCCCCGCCCAGGCCAGCGCGAGGTTCATCACCATAGTGGTTTTGCCGACGCCTTCTTTCGGCCCGGCAACAGCTATAATTCGGGGCACATTGTCTGACATTGTTGATTCTCCGCCGGCAGCTTGACAGCCCGCTTATTTCACGATTTCCACGGTCACGAACAGAAACAGCGACCGTTGCTCTTCCGTTATATCCGTCTGCCGGAACAACATTCCGATCAGCGGTATCCGGCCCAGGAACGGAACCCGGCTCTTGCTTATGTTGCGCGAACTGGATTTAAGCCCGCCGATAACCAGCGTCTCTCCGCTGCGCAGCTCCACTTCCGTTTTGATCTGCCGCGTAAGCATGCTCGGAATCGTTGTGCCGGACACGATGACCGGATTCGAATAATCCGGCCGCGACACCTCCAGCTGCAGCTGCACATCCACCGTTTCGCGCTTGGGATTGACCACGAACGGCAGAATGTTCAGCACCACGCCGAATTTTTTCATGTCCGCGCCGACTCCGCCGCTTGAGTTGGTGTAGGGAACGGGTATTTCTCCGCCCACCACAAACATCGCGTCGGAGCCGCTTTTCGTGATCACTTTCGGGTTTGAGATGATCTGCGCCTTGCCTTCCTGCTCCAGCAGTTTCAGCGTAGTGCTCAGCAGGGTCTGGCGTTCAAACTCGCCGACCGTGAAAATCCCCGGAATGGTGGCCTCGTTAAACGTAAGCGTGGTGTTCCAGGAGAACCCTATATTCTTGCTGATCGAACCGCTGATCTCAACCACATCCGCACTGACCGCGATCAGCGTCGCCGCCGGCGGTCCGTTCTGCTGCGAGGAGGATTGCTGCGCCCATGCCGCCGGCCCGCCCGCCTGCGCAAGCGTCAGGCAGGCGAATAAAGTGCGTGTAACTCTAGCTAGTCTGCTCATTAATTTGTCCCTGCCCGGTTAATTCTGGCGGAATAGTTTGCGGAAACTGGCCATTTCCATGGGATGCTTTTCCATATCGCCCATGCCGCGCACGACTATCGAAACATCGCCCTGTTTCTCCGAAAGCGCCAGGAACTGCGCCTCGATCGGAGAAAGCGACAGGCTCAGCACGCTCTTGTCCGAAAACGCCTGCGCGCTCTTTTCCGCTTTCTTCTTCGCCTCGGCGGTGCGCTCGCTCATGCCCTGTCCGAGATTGCCGCCCACTCCCAAAACCAGAATATTCTGCAGGATGGTGGCCGTCACCTTCTCTTTGCGCCCGTCCAGC comes from the Elusimicrobiaceae bacterium genome and includes:
- a CDS encoding type II and III secretion system protein, with translation MSRLARVTRTLFACLTLAQAGGPAAWAQQSSSQQNGPPAATLIAVSADVVEISGSISKNIGFSWNTTLTFNEATIPGIFTVGEFERQTLLSTTLKLLEQEGKAQIISNPKVITKSGSDAMFVVGGEIPVPYTNSSGGVGADMKKFGVVLNILPFVVNPKRETVDVQLQLEVSRPDYSNPVIVSGTTIPSMLTRQIKTEVELRSGETLVIGGLKSSSRNISKSRVPFLGRIPLIGMLFRQTDITEEQRSLFLFVTVEIVK
- a CDS encoding tetratricopeptide repeat protein: MKKLAFFLFLAGAVPQLFAAEEPVVPRGSEESLFLDLKKVDVGTISSAEEKRQYLMTIQLEKQRVQHHMLGGIYDNAYRLYKEGDYEQSQELARKILSIDPNYQDARLLMQASGELGGARRGVLSESALIDEKFSQGLGLYKEGRLVEAARLWDDVLKLSPGNLKASYWLKKANREIAAEHLRRGNIAYSEHRLDEALMQWYNALLLKKGDQEIIGKIAEVENELRADRANKQLQLALDYYGQGKVVQAYKALKEVLVIQPGDSKAQKLAEEVRNEIGGSFITSGKKAYSARRYNQAIEQWDKAKEWGYDKKYVNLLIARAKEQMRRDEEAKLRKAEEAQRAAAEDAERERREAEEARKARMQQEMGNGGTNPDGSSLPGATQDVSAENKKAARQHYLRGLIFFQQNDYDKAREEWTISKQLDPGYSEPDAGLKRIEEMYAQ
- a CDS encoding ATPase, T2SS/T4P/T4SS family; amino-acid sequence: MSDNVPRIIAVAGPKEGVGKTTMVMNLALAWAGIQRRNVLILPLDPLARNEHAEFLKLTPPTVADLVKSIGVQSLSVAGGLLKGKLPISQWGVGVLPLGNRRAEVETISPGVLMPIIGKLSGAFDIFIDVESSFPMQTFAFDVADMVFWITHASRENLNATVQLFQEYRDMHFPLDRFDIVCNCYDLPGSIPPEEMEKFYNQLNKRILAFLPWEDSIPALANQLRIEVVDNPQTLWVKGLRMILGKVMNLQPLDKSWTTSVSDEDFRRASGAVWETPAGSGHAGAAPAAKANEPEALNAADLPPFWDELKRKIHKDVVKGLELERIRITDESALDPEVRQKVSNIVDQILQKEPNLQLGREQRLRFITELLDEILGLGPLQELMRDPSISEIMVNAADRVFIEKSGKLVLTKHTFRDDEQIIQVIKRIVAPLGRRIDESTPLVDARTKDGSRVNAIIPPLAVSGPTLTIRRFSQKPYGPEDYFRFGTISRDCMEFLAACVKLRKNIIVSGGTGTGKTTFLNALSSYIPEDERIITVEDTAELKLQQVHWIRLESRPPNVEGKGEVSIRDLVKNCLRMRPDRIVVGECRGSEALDMLQAMNTGHEGSLATIHANTPRDALTRLEAMCMMASAELPIWALREMINSAVHVVVQLTRFSDGSRKVTAVTEITGREENQILTHDIYRYKQTGVDDRGKVVGKFYPTGEPPKFYPEFKSRGINLPIESFWTDEQKQQRGGAAKA
- a CDS encoding type II secretion system F family protein, which gives rise to MTAKTGLFRRAILECGLVLFLVGVFVPAAAANALLPQEMAQVQCANQKMRLFYFYLDKERPADVTNAVINCGAERDKDKKDNVAIAYPKWLEEDVNSMSQNMVWRDPSEGDLSEAALWQTTISLLYSFFDLTRKTFPRDVGGDGIPPNKLIKEYSDIRLRYQLSLDRVYRARLYDSFNGRGRALLSSLDLMAKEMESVADSLSSQDVERYAQAVVAISVMSQTAFGQLFTEPRQVIDEKKEASKSSGMAALLYKLAGMLLVFIAVVVMIVNRRGAMDEYIADYIVKSKKWTEDFNRQFMQVKVEYMVLAPVAIGMILGLLTFNFLVFIMLTLFGAYLGLRMPATILTHMKERRGHRVDAQLMDALILLSNSLKSGLDIVQGFELVAKDLQPPISDEFGLVIKNYQLGTAFEQALFGMQERVASRMLAYMIKAVVLQRQVGGNLTKIFSRIVDNIREESKLEEKVQSLTAQQKIQSIVVGLMPWIILLMMFVFQPKVMIKFYSSPVGVGVLIFSALWIGIGMKVVAKMGVVKV
- a CDS encoding type II secretion system F family protein produces the protein MDISRLLMLAMLMLSSMALFVFLQRLLVPTQKEENAVSDLVKDKRKEISVFDGLDPERNFLDKLDVFCLEKLGLKSKLENMHMLLGSPDRPNPLQILHFQQLGALCFGGFSIYVTGSLLGIIMAVPGFILPSVILKAKIKARQEEILGNFATFVDLSALIIESGLDYITAFDRIIRLTENKTALEQEVDKMLVEIQLGHTRRDALGRFAARTGLQDLRSFVGLIVQSDELGTSLVDLLRSFAADMRFRRMNKAEKLAAQASTKMLFPLFFFIFPPVFLLVLAPMAMDMVRSMGGGVK